In one window of Burkholderia cepacia ATCC 25416 DNA:
- a CDS encoding paraquat-inducible protein A, giving the protein MFCTTMPERAAWQYLLVPLRAGRVLSHFASVLRGIHRLRSWSMVEVLMLGVLITIVKLRSLAHVLAWPTIGPASRQSVASACVPG; this is encoded by the coding sequence GTGTTCTGCACGACGATGCCGGAGCGGGCCGCATGGCAGTACCTGCTCGTGCCGTTGCGTGCGGGCCGCGTACTGAGCCACTTCGCGTCGGTGCTGCGCGGCATTCACCGATTGCGGTCATGGAGCATGGTCGAGGTGCTGATGCTCGGCGTGCTCATCACGATCGTCAAACTGAGGAGCCTCGCACACGTACTCGCCTGGCCTACCATCGGACCCGCGTCACGGCAGAGCGTCGCGAGCGCATGCGTGCCCGGCTGA